Genomic DNA from Chlorocebus sabaeus isolate Y175 chromosome 6, mChlSab1.0.hap1, whole genome shotgun sequence:
gaagactgaggcatgagaattgcttaaacctgggaagtggagtttgcaatgagctgagatcaccccactgcactccagcctgggcaacagagggagactgagtcttaaaacaacaacaacaacaacaacaaaaaccctggaaagtagtcccagctacttgggaggctaaggcaggagaactgcttgaagctgggaggtggaggttgcagtgagcagagatcataccactgcagtccagcctgggtgacaccaccagactctgtctcaaaagcaaacaaacaaggccgggtgcagtggctcaagcctgtaatcccagcactttgggaggccgagacgggtggatcacgaggtcaggagatcgagaccatcctggataacccggtgaaaccctgtctctactaaaaaatacaaaaaattagccgggcgaggtggcgggcgcctgtagtcccagctactcgggaggctgaggcaggagaatggcgtaagcctggaaggcggagcttgcagtgagctgagatccggccactgcactcccgcctgggcgacagagcgagactccgtctcaaaaaaaaaaaaaaaaaaaaaagcaaacaaacaaaactcaaatataataaaaagccacccccttttttgtagagacaagatctagctctgtcacccaggctggagtacagtggcacaatcttagctcactgcagcctccaactcctgggtttaagcaatcttcctgcctcagcttcccaagtccctgggactacagacatgagccactgtgcctggcaagggtcacactttttttgttttgttttgtttttgagatggagtctcactctgtcactcaggctggagtgcagtggcgcgatctcggctcactgcaacctccgcctcccgggttcaagcaattctcctgcctcagcctcccgagtagctgggatttataagcgtgtgccaccacgcttggctaatttttatatttttagtagagatgggggtttcatcacgttggtcaggctggtcttgaactcctgacctcatgatcagctttcctcggcctcccaaagtgctgggattacagatgtgagccaccgcgcctgggaaTGCTCACACAGTTTTCCACATCGTTGCATCTCCTCCTCTCAAAACCCCAGGAGACTTTACCCACCCCATTGTAGAGAGAAGCCAAGGAACCCTGGAGAGCCAAGGTCATGCTGTgatgggcagagctgggatttgaacccaggtcttcctCACCACCACCTCATACTTTCTAGTCCTGGCTCCCTGGCCCCTGGCTGCTTGGAATTCCTTGTGTTTCTCCCCAGGTTTCTCCTCTGCAGTGTTCCTAACTCAGGAAATGGCAACACCATCATTGCAGGCATTTAGTCTAAAAACACAGGTTTGGTTAATGAAAAATCTATtccaaggctgggtgcggtggcccatgcctataatcccagcactttgttaggctgaggcaggaggatcacttgagcccaggagttaaagggcagcctgggcaacacagtgagaccctgtttctataaaaaaaatacagaaaattaggtAGGTGTGGCGGCACAGACATGTAGTcgcaggtactcgggaggctgaggtaggaggatcgcttgagtgtgggcagtcaaggctgcagtgagccaagatcccaccactgcactccagcctgggtgacagagcaaggccctgtctcaaaaaaaaaaaaaaaaaaaaaaagtccatctcAAATCTGCCCACTCTCCTTCCACTAGGTCGAGCTCAGTCCCCTCCTGGCTTCCCCTTTGGCTCCCCCAGTCtgtttcccccaaagaaaccacCAGGGGGCACCTGTGAGCACCTGTGTCAGgacccctccctcctctgcccacagccctccatggctcTCACCTCCCTCAGGGTCTAGGCCCAAGTCTTCCTCACAGTCTACACGGCCCTGCAGGACCTGCGCTCACAGCtccccatcctcccctccccGCTACTCCTCCAGCTcgctctgctccagccacactggcgtCCTCAGTGTTCCTCCAACATGCCAGGCAcagtcctgccccagggcctttgcaggGGCTGTGCCCTCTGCTTGGAACTCTCTTTCCCCTGGTTTTCCCATGGCTGGTTCCCTTTTTCCTCCAGGTCTTTggtcaaatgtcacttcctcagtgATGCCTTGGCaaccctatttttatttatttatttttttgaggtagtctcactctcacccaggctggagtgcagtggtgcaatcacagctcactgcagccttgaactcctgggctcaagcaatcctcctgcctcagcctcctaagtagctaggactataggcacgcaccacgcctggctagtttttaaagtttttgtagagatgtggtcttgctatgttgcccagggtggttttgaactcctggctcaagtgatcctcttgcctcagcctcccaaagtgttgggactacaggcgtgagccactgcacccagccgcacCTCCCTTTCTAACCTAATATGTCATTTACTCTAagattacatttctttcttagcATCCATCTCCTTCCCTGGAATGTCAGGttttggtctttctttttttattttttccttttttttttttttctgatacagagtttcgctgtgttgcccaggctggaatgcagtggtatgatctcagctcactgcaacctgcgcctcccaggttcaagctattctcctgcctcagcctcccgagtagctgggactacaggtgcccgccaccacacccagctagtttttgtatttttagtagagatggggtttcaccatgttggctaggctggtctcgaactcctgtctcaagtgatccgcccacctcagcctcccaaagtgctgggattacaggtgtgaaccactgtgcccggcctagtctTCCTTACTCATAACTATATTCCAGCATCTAAGAGAGTGCCCAGCCTTAGTCACTGCTCAATACATATtcgatgaatgaatgaagagccaggcacagtggtgaggACTTGTAGTTcctgctactagggagactgaggcgggaggatcgcttgagcccgggaggtcgagggtgcagtgagctatgatcgggtcactgcactccagcactcagggcgacagagcaagaccctgtctcaaaaataataataaaagtagccaggtgtggtggcggtcacctgtagtcccagctactctggaggctgaggtgggaggaccacttgcacccgggaggcggaggttgcagcgagctgagatctcgcctttgcactctagcctgagcgacaagagtgaaattctgtctcgaaaaaaattaaataaaatgataagaattaaaaagatgaatgaatgaagagagtGAGCCGGCCGTGAGGAAATCTGGGCAGGGCATTCCTGGGAGAAGGAAGCGCCGGTGCGGAGGCCCCGAGATGGGGATGACTGGGCAGAGTGGTGGCTGGAGCTGAGCAGGTAGGTTGCCGGTGAGCGGaagtgatttgcaatgtgattaaCCCAGGCAGATGGTGGCCGCGGGGCAGCCGCCCAATCCTCTTAGCTCAAAGCCCCTTAATACTTCCGCTGCGTGGGTCACCTCCGGGACTCCCCTGTGCCGGGCGGACACCATGCCGGGGCTGGCGGCCAAGGGGGAGGCCGAGGGCTGGAGCCCGTCCCCGCCACTGTACGAGGAGTACCGGCCGCCGCCCCTGGACACCATCCGCCTGCCCAGGTACGTGCTGTACCTGCTCCTGGCCACACTGGTGGTGGTGGCCGTCGCCTACGCCATCGTCGGGCACCTCATCAAAGACCTCGCCCATGACCTGGCCGGTGAGCTGCCCCCACTGAAACCTAGCCTGGGCTGCTGCTGGACCACCCTGGGTGGGTGGTCAGGGGATCCAAGGGCTTCTCCTagctggggaggggacagaggagggTGGCCGGGGCCGGGGAGTTGCCTCACGAGCCCCCTTGCTGCAGACTGCGTGTTTGGTCCGAAGCCAGACCAGGAGGCCGCACCCCGGGAGCTGCGCCCCAGCCTGACCGGAGACGACTTGGAGGGGCTGGACCTGCAGCTGGCCCTGGCCTGGCAGGGCGAGGAGGACGCCGGCGGGGGTGGCGGGGCAGCCCCCTCTGAACCCCCGCCTCCCCCGGAGCCCCGCCGCCCCTCCATTGCCTTCAAGGATCCCCCATCCGGAAGCTCCTTCTGGAAGCTGATGTGAACGTGAATCCTGAATCCGGGTTCTGGACGCTTTGGCGGTCCTGTAGCCAGAACTTGTGCGCACCGGAGCCCTTTCTGCAAATCCTGAGCTCCCTGGTTGCAGCGGACGGCTTTCTCCTTCCCAGCCGGCAGGTTCCGGGGGTTGGACGCTGGCTACTTTCACACTCTCAGAGCCTGCTCGGCTCAGCCTCGGCCAAGCTATCAGCAAACTGTGAACTAGAAGCACTAGGGCGATTTAAAACATGGTAATAGTATCGGCCAACCTTACCTAGCGCTTAGCGCGTACCTGCTGCTGTGCAGAGCAGGTTTTTTCTATACagtatctcatttagtcctccaAGGTAGGACTGATCGcccccatttaacagatggggGAAACCGAGGCACGCGGTGGTGAAATGGCTTCGCCGAGGCCTCAGAGCACAGAGTGCTTTTCTCAGAAAAATCCCAGGCAACTGACTGACTTTGGAGGGCAGGATCTCCGAGGCGGGTCCCGCCCCCACCCCCTCTGCTGGGCTCCCCTACCTCCAAATCTTATCCAGCCCCCACCTCGGTGCTGGGTGGGCTTGTCTCTGGGGGGTGGTCCTGACTTCCTAACCAGGTCGAGAGCTCCCAGACAGCAGCAAGTCCTCCTTCCCTCTCAAGCCCTGCACAAGATGGGATACACAGTAAGAGGTTAATAGATGCCTGCCTGGCTGTTCGGGCAGACCTGTGGCCGTCCTCGGGCTGGGACGTGTGAGCCCGGTCCTGCTGAGTGGCCTGTCTGCTCAGCGGTCATCCACAGACCTCTGGAAGAGAGGAAGTGGCAGCAACTCAGCAGGCGCTCATAAACACACGTGCGATGACGACGCTGGGCCTTCCTACCACTCGCCTGGGCCATGGCTGCTCCCGTGTCAGCTGGGGTGGGGTCACCCTTCGCCCGGGCAGGGCCCGCTATCTAATCAGCCGAGGGACCAAAGTTGAGGACAGGAGAGCCTGGATCCTGAGTCATCAGCCCTCCAGGGCATCCCCATGTGAGAGCTTCCAGGTTTGCAGGTGGACCACGGGCATGTGGCCTGTGCACACCTTTCCTGTCCCTGTGTGCTCCCACGGCTGCCTGTGGGTCCCCAGGGGCCAAGAACCTGGGCGAGGCAGGATAAGCTGGGGGTGAGGCAGACCCGGCTTCAAATCCCAGGTCagacctgctgtgtgaccttgacttTCCTGGGCTCCGCACGATGAGACTGGCACCATTTCACGGGGTGTTAAGAAAGGAAATTCGATCTGTGAAACTGCCGAGCACGGAGCCTTGTGTGTACTCTGAGAACACAAAAGCCAACTCTcaaattgattttgtttttagagacaaggtcttgttctgttgcccaggctggagtgccgtggtgcagtggtagctcgctgcagcctggaactcctgggctcaagcgatcctctcacctcagtctctttgagtagctgggactacaggtgcaggccaccatgctcagctaagttttatattttttgttttagagacggtaggaggttggtctggaactcctggcctcaagcaattctcccgccttggcctcccagagtgctggaattacaggcgtgagacaccgtacCCGGCCTTGGtgactctttttatttcttttgcgacaaggtcttcctctgtcacccaaactggagtgcagtggtgcgaccataactggctgcagcctcagactcctgggctcgagaTCCACTTCGGCACACTctagtatctgggactgcaggcgcctgcctcgcctggctgatttttctatttttgtagagttaGGGCTTCACTAAGTTGCCCAAGTTGGGCTCAaggatctgctcgccttggcctctcattgtggtgggattacaggcgtgaggcaccgggCGGGCGCACCCTTTTAAAGATATTCTAGTTGTATTTGTCAGTTCCCCCTGTGCACAGAGTGGCAGGGGCCTGGGCCGGGACGGGAGGTCGCAGTCATCTCAGTTCCGCCCCTGCAGCAGGGATCGCAAGGGGGTGGCGCTGAGGCTGATGGTCCCCAGGGCAGGGTGCAGGGAGGAGGGACTCCCTCAGTTAATTGTTACACAGGTCCAGAGTCTGGCCTCCCGAAGGGAGAGCGATGGGGCAGGAGCTGGCAGGGGAGGGCAGGATGCCCAACCAGATGGTGCCAGGGGCGGGCCCTGCTCCCAGGTGTCAGGCATCCCCCGCCCCTGGACCGTCTGTGCCTTATCACGGGGAGGCAGGGCCTCGCCCACACCAAACCTGTGGACGCAGACCCGGGACCGCCGCTGGCTGGCTGCTGGCTCGCTCGACCGTCATGGAGACCCTGGGGGTCCTTCTGGTGCTGGagtttctgctcctctccccgGCGGAGGCCCAGCAGGGTAGGTGCAGGGGGGCGGGAGGGGGCGTCGTGGGATGGGGGAGCTGGTCAGATGATCACCATCTCCCAACTTTCCATGGCgagaaagagaagagggggcaggaagaagaggaagggtgGCTTGGGGGCCCTCCTCAAACCCCGCAGTCCCGCCCACCCTCCCCCTCGCTGGGCTCTGCCCTCCTCTGTAAGGGCCACCCCACTGCCCACTTGGGCCTCTCCCTTCTCCAGCCTTTCTGAGCACACCTAGCTGAGCCCCGCTTGAGCTCGGCCCCACTCTCAGCTCCCGCGTCCTGCACAAGCCCCTCCCCATCTGAGCCCCCTCTTCCTTTGTAAGCCCCTCCTTCTCACTACTCTGCCTTTATAAACCCCTCCCAGAGTCCCTCCTCCTCTGTAAGCCCCTCCCCTCTGAGCACCTCCTCCTTTATAAGCCCCTCCCCTCTGAGCCCCTCCTCCTTTATAAGCCCCTCCCCCTgagcctctgcctcctctctAAGCCCCTCCCACTCGGAGCCTCCTAGTTCACAAGCCCCTCCCCATCGGAGCCCCTTCCTCCTTTGTAAGCCCCTCCTCACTCCTCCTTTATAAACCGCTTCCTGAGCCCCTCCTCTGTTGTAAGCCCCTCCCCTGTGAGCTCCTCCTCCTTTATAAGCCCCTCCCATGAGCTCCTCTGCTGTAAGCCCAAACCCCAGACTCTTCTTTATAAGCCCCTCCCCATCTGAGACCCTGTTCTTCACAATCCCCTCCCCATCTGAGCCACCTCCTCCTTCATAAGCCCCTCCTCTGAGCTCCTCCTCCTTTGTAAACCCCACCCCTGAGCCCCTCCTTTATGATAAGCCCCTCCCCTCTGAGCTCCTCCTTTAGAAGCCCCTCCCCCTGAGCCGCCTCCTGCATTATAAGCCCCGCCCCTTCGGAGCCCTCCTGATTTGTAAACTCAGTCCCCTTGAGCCCCCCTTCTTTATGagcccttcccctctctgggtccCCAGGCTCCCTCCCACTCTGGTAAGgtaccctctctctctctaaaccCCGCCGACCCCCCTACGCCATCCCGGTCTCTGAAGCTCCGTCCCTTTCCAATACCAGCTCTGTCGGAGCACCCCCAgtgcccttctctctctccttgctAGGGTGGTGGGGGAATGGGGGTCTTCTGCCCTGTCCTTCCTCTGAGTCGAACCTCCCCAACTTCCTGCAGCCACGGAGCGTCGCCTGAAGCCGTGGCTCGTGGGCCTGGCTGCAGTAGTCGGCTTCCTGTTCATCGTCTATGTGGTCTTGCTGGCCAACCGCCTCTGGTGCTCCAAGGCCAGGTGGGCGCCCGCCCCACCCCGCTACCCCCACAGCCCTGCCCAAAGCGCTGCCCCCGCCCCCAGCTTCCCAACCCTCTCTGGTCCCCCCATCACCAGCCTCTATGTCCAAAGGTCTCCCATTGCCCTGCTGCTCCTCCAACCCCTACTCTCAGAGCCCAGACCCCGGGCCTGCACACCCGCCTCTCTCCCCCAGATAACCAGCTCGGCAGCCCAGCCCTTCCTTGCGTCCTGGGGTTCATGAGCCCCGGCTGGGAGGTCGGGACAGAGGCTGAGGCTGTCACACGGCTTCCTTCCCTTTACCGCCCCCctactcccctcccacccccttcCACCCTTCCCTTTATCTCTGCAGGGCTGAGGACGAGGAGACCACGTTAAGAATGGAGTCCAACCCGTACCAGGACGAGAGGTACTATGCGTGCGGGCGGGTGTCAGGGGTCTGTGTGAGCCCCTCCTCGGGGTGGGGGAACAGGTGTGCACTGATGATCTTACTGTCCCGAATCCTTCAAGCACGTTACTGCCCTGGGACCTTCACCTTTCCTGTATCTTCTGgcagctcctcctcctctttcagtCCCCACTCAGGGGTTTCCGGCCTGGCCACCAGCCTTCCCGACGCTGTCCCCAGCCCCTTGTCTCATTCACGTTTATCACCAGCGGAACGGTCTTAGTCATTCGCTAAGTCTGAGACATTACATGGTGCCTTCCAGTTGTGTAGGCAACTTAGCTTTGGTCCTGGCTGTGTCCTCAAACCCAGCATTGGGCCTGGAACACaggaagtgcttaataaatacctGTTGAAGAAGACTGTGGTGTAGGATTGTGTAGGTGTCTGTACAAGGCCTAGGTATGGGTGACCCACCTGGACTCAGTGTCTCCTATGACACTGACTGCCCACAAAGGGCTCAGGGATGCAgacatccatcatccatccacccatcacccactcatccacccactcatccattcatctactcatccattcacccattcacccatccatccatccatccatccatccatcatccattcatcacCCATCTGTTCACTCACCCACCTGCCCACCCACTAATCCATTCACTCACCGcttatccatccactcacccatccattcatcaccctccatccattcatcacccatccatccatcacccaTCTATTCActcacccaccatccatccacccgtcATCCGTCattcatccgtccatccatccatccatctatccatcaccCATCTATTCACTCACCCACCCcctcacccatccattcaccaacccatccactcactcacccatccacccacccgcTCATCTGTTCAcatacccatccatccacccacccatctattcatccacccacccatctattcatccacccatcaatccatcatccatccatccatccatccatccatccgtccatcacCCATCtgttcactcactcatccacccacacagccatccatccacccatccatttatccatccacccacccatccacccatccatccatccatccatccatccatccatccatcacccatctgttcactcactcatccacccacacagccatccatccacccatccatttatccatccatccatccatccaggaCTGGGGGTGACCTTCCACTGGGAGGTGACCAGCCTGGCTGGGAGAGTCTCAGCTGAATCCAAGACGTGCCTGAGGGAGAGGACCTGAGTGGTGACTTTGTCTAAGACCTGGTTCAGCCCCAGTAAAATCTGATTCCTATTCCCAGGATGTACTGGGGGATCTGGATCCCACCTGTACACCTGTACCTGTAGCTTCCTTTCTGCCTTGTtcattcctccatccatccacccaaccatCCACCGGTACATCCATCTATTGGTTTGCCCGTACAGTCCTCACCCTCCAACCACCCATCCATCAGTCCACCTACCCATTAGCCCATTGAGCTGTCCactcactgacacacccacccacccacctatgcATCCATCAAACTATGTAGTCTTCACTCTCCAGCTGCCCATCCATCAGTCTACCTATCCATTAGCTCATTGATCCATCCCCCCATGTACAGTATCATTCATCCTCCATCTACCTATCCATTGATACgtcattctcttcttcctccaatTCATCCTCTCATCTACTTACTAATCTGCCCCTCCCTCCATGCAACCATCAATTCACCTAACTGCTTATCTActgatccatccatccacctatacATTAGTTCATTGATCTATACATCCATCTATACTCCCATCCACCCATTCTCCATCCCTCCATCATTCTCTTTCCTGCAATGTATCCATCTATCTtccaattcatttattcaacctcCATGCAGCAATCCATTCACGTAACTACTtacctattcatccatccacccactcatccatccattcatccaccaacccattcattcatccatccactatCCATCCAtccccatccatcatccacccatcaTCCGCCCACCCACATACCCACTCATCTATTCACTCACCCACTCAGTCACCCATCTGTTCACCCACCCATTCATTAactcatccacccactcatccatccattcatccacccattcacccatccacccacacattcacccatccacccacccacccacccacccatccattcatcacCTAtgcatctatcatccatccacccactcaactatccactcacccatccaaccacccacccattcatctgtCTACTCATCCATTTAtcatccacctatccacccacctacccatccatccatccttccaacCACTCACCCAGTTagccatccacccattcatccactcattcatacACCTATcgatcatccatccacccacccactatccacccacccatccactcatctacccatctattacccaacttctttttttttttttttttttctgagacggagtctcgctctgtcgcccaggctgagttcagtggccggatctcagctcactgcaagctccgccacccgggtttacaccattctcctgcctcagcctcccgagtagctgggactacaggcgcctgccacctcgcctggctagtttttttttttttttgtattttttagtagagactgggtttcaccgggtttgccaggatggtctcgatctcctgaccttgtgatccgcccgtctcggcctcccaaagtgctgggattacagacttgagccaccgcgcccggcccctattcCCCAACTTCTTTACCCTcctacccatctatccatccattcatggaGAAATTGAGTCTTAGTTGCAATGATGGATATGCAGTGTGAATCTCTGTATCATCTGCCCAGCCATTGCCCCCAGCCTCAAAAGCAGCCTCCTTCCCCGGGGTAAATTGAGTCCCAAGAGGCAACAGGGGCCCTTTGGtttatatccatccatccatccatccattcctccCTCCATGGAGCAATTGAGTCGTAGGTGCtgtcttttttgaaatggaaatcgTGAGGCTGCGTAGTTAGGGTTATTTTGAAGATTCACTGAGATAGCGCTTGTAAAACACTCATCACATGGGCTGGTTCCAGTGAGTGGCCATTAAATAGGAGTGTCTCTGTTTCTTATTATGGTTTGGGACCTTTGTATCCCTACAGTGAagacaagagagagaagaaagcggccaaggagaaagaagagaagaggaagaaggataaaaaggcagggaaggaaggagagagcaaCTTGGGACTGGAGCTGGAGGAAGAAGAGCCCAGATACCATGAGATACCGAAGAACACAGCCATGTGAAGATTCCTGGCTGCCTCTTCCAGGCAGTCCCCCAGAGATGCCTCTTCTGCCCCCTACAAGCAATgccctggatttgaatccagtgAAATGACTCCATCTGGGATTCAGAATACAGTGTTCTCAAGGGAAGAGGTCTTGGGACCCACCCTACCTCCCTCAATGGGGGCTCTCTGGGCAAACATGGTTTTCATGCACCCCTCTTCCTGAGCTTGGTCCCTGCCTGGCGATTCTTCTCATACTTGAAGAGCATCCCTGGTTGAGGAGACACCCACAATCCTCCACCATCTCATGGCTCCACCTGCTTCTACCCACTGcctgatttcttttgtttctgcctGATGTCTACTGGCCAGAACTTC
This window encodes:
- the SMIM24 gene encoding small integral membrane protein 24, coding for MGQELAGEGRMPNQMVPGAGPAPRCQASPAPGPSVPYHGEAGPRPHQTCGRRPGTAAGWLLARSTVMETLGVLLVLEFLLLSPAEAQQATERRLKPWLVGLAAVVGFLFIVYVVLLANRLWCSKARAEDEETTLRMESNPYQDESEDKREKKAAKEKEEKRKKDKKAGKEGESNLGLELEEEEPRYHEIPKNTAM
- the SMIM44 gene encoding small integral membrane protein 44; amino-acid sequence: MPGLAAKGEAEGWSPSPPLYEEYRPPPLDTIRLPRYVLYLLLATLVVVAVAYAIVGHLIKDLAHDLADCVFGPKPDQEAAPRELRPSLTGDDLEGLDLQLALAWQGEEDAGGGGGAAPSEPPPPPEPRRPSIAFKDPPSGSSFWKLM